One genomic segment of Pelagerythrobacter marensis includes these proteins:
- a CDS encoding ammonium transporter produces MRRCLGITALFGFASLGAAAPLHAQELVQFAANDGGDTAWIMAASAIALLAALPGLALHYAGRGPVRTATSVAIQVGAIAAAVSLGWIVLGYTLAFGPVTVGWLGNHAHLMLANLGNVRVGTLLPESAFVLFQMIFAIIAACLMTGSWIGRARFGWAVGFAALWAVVVHAPVTHWLWGGGWIARTLGVLDFAGGLTMHVTAGVSALVVALLLGRRAAVPSGGEAESRPALGLIGAAMMWIGWLALSGGSALAATDDASTAILSAHVAACTSALCWLALERFATGRTTAGGLALGLLAGLAAIAPASGFVSPGASVIFGVAAAIVCRGALSLVSDKLGVDDTLGVFAIHGVGAMVGAILLGVFLSETLGGVGYAEGMTMGSQVIAQLIGTAAVALWSAIATAIIALMISLIVPMRVSEDEERAGLDTACHREPAG; encoded by the coding sequence GACACCGCATGGATAATGGCGGCATCGGCAATCGCCCTGCTGGCCGCCCTGCCCGGCCTGGCGCTTCACTATGCCGGGCGAGGACCTGTGCGAACCGCCACCTCGGTCGCAATACAGGTCGGAGCCATCGCCGCGGCGGTATCGCTCGGCTGGATCGTACTTGGTTACACGCTGGCGTTCGGCCCGGTCACGGTCGGGTGGCTGGGCAACCATGCCCATTTAATGCTCGCCAATCTCGGAAATGTGCGCGTGGGCACGCTGTTGCCCGAAAGTGCGTTCGTACTGTTTCAGATGATCTTCGCAATCATCGCGGCCTGTCTGATGACCGGCAGCTGGATCGGTCGTGCGCGTTTTGGCTGGGCGGTCGGGTTCGCCGCGCTTTGGGCCGTAGTCGTCCACGCCCCGGTAACCCATTGGCTATGGGGCGGAGGGTGGATAGCCCGGACGCTGGGCGTGCTCGATTTCGCCGGCGGGCTGACGATGCATGTCACGGCGGGTGTCTCCGCACTCGTCGTCGCGTTGTTGCTGGGCCGCCGGGCCGCCGTTCCATCCGGCGGCGAAGCGGAATCCAGACCGGCCCTGGGCCTCATCGGCGCGGCGATGATGTGGATCGGCTGGCTGGCGTTGAGTGGCGGTTCTGCGCTCGCGGCGACCGATGATGCCTCGACCGCGATCCTCAGTGCTCACGTTGCCGCCTGCACCTCGGCGTTGTGCTGGCTTGCCCTCGAACGTTTCGCGACCGGTCGCACGACCGCTGGCGGCCTGGCGCTGGGCCTGCTCGCGGGTCTTGCGGCGATCGCGCCCGCATCGGGCTTCGTTTCGCCAGGTGCATCGGTGATATTCGGCGTCGCAGCAGCTATCGTCTGCCGCGGTGCGTTATCGCTGGTTTCGGACAAGCTGGGGGTCGATGATACCCTGGGTGTTTTCGCGATCCACGGTGTCGGTGCCATGGTCGGTGCGATCCTGCTCGGCGTGTTTCTTTCCGAAACGCTTGGCGGTGTCGGTTATGCCGAAGGGATGACGATGGGCAGCCAGGTGATCGCTCAGCTTATCGGCACTGCCGCCGTCGCGCTGTGGAGCGCGATCGCCACGGCGATCATCGCGCTGATGATCAGCCTGATTGTGCCCATGCGCGTTTCAGAGGACGAAGAGCGCGCTGGCCTCGACACGGCGTGCCATCGCGAACCTGCTGGCTGA
- a CDS encoding NAD(P)H-dependent flavin oxidoreductase: MAFKGLSPIVYGGREVWPLIEGGKGVSATNHLSSGAWAAAGGIGTVSAVNADSYDAEGKIVPQVYDQLTRKERHEQLIRYAIDGATEQVRRAYDVSNGKGAININVLWEMGGAQQVLEGVLERTRGLVTGVTCGAGMPYKLAEIAARFNVSYLPIISSARAFRALWKRSYHKVSDLMAAVVYEDPWLAGGHNGLSNAEDPTKPEDPYPRVKALRETMRKEGVSEDVPIVMAGGVWFLREWENWIDNPELGKIAFQFGTRPLLTEESPIPLQWKEMLRTIEPGDVLLHKFSPTGFYSSAVKNPFLWDLIHRSERQIPYSKVEAGEHTVQLDVGIKGKNFWVTPKDRDRARGWAAEGYTEALKTPDDTVVFVTPESRAEIRKDQADCMGCLSHCGFSSWKDHDDYTTGRLADPRSFCIQKTLQDIAHGGDVEQNLAFAGHAAYRFKQDPFYSNNFTPTVKQLVDRILTGD, encoded by the coding sequence ATGGCATTCAAGGGGCTCAGCCCAATCGTATACGGCGGACGCGAAGTCTGGCCGCTCATAGAAGGCGGCAAGGGCGTTTCGGCAACCAATCACCTGAGTTCCGGCGCATGGGCTGCTGCCGGCGGTATCGGCACCGTCAGCGCGGTCAACGCCGACAGCTATGACGCCGAAGGCAAGATCGTTCCGCAGGTTTACGACCAGCTCACGCGGAAAGAGCGTCACGAACAGCTGATCCGCTACGCGATCGACGGTGCGACCGAGCAGGTTCGCCGGGCTTACGATGTCTCCAACGGCAAGGGCGCGATCAATATCAACGTCCTGTGGGAAATGGGCGGCGCACAGCAAGTGCTGGAAGGCGTGCTGGAGCGTACGCGCGGTCTGGTCACCGGCGTGACCTGCGGCGCGGGGATGCCTTACAAGCTGGCCGAGATCGCTGCGCGGTTCAACGTCAGCTATCTGCCGATCATCAGTTCCGCACGCGCGTTCCGCGCGCTGTGGAAGCGCAGCTATCACAAGGTCAGCGATCTGATGGCGGCTGTGGTCTACGAAGATCCCTGGCTTGCCGGCGGGCACAACGGTCTTTCCAACGCGGAAGATCCGACCAAGCCCGAAGACCCGTATCCGCGGGTGAAGGCCCTGCGCGAAACGATGCGCAAGGAAGGTGTGTCGGAAGACGTGCCGATCGTCATGGCCGGGGGCGTCTGGTTCCTGCGCGAGTGGGAAAACTGGATCGACAATCCCGAGCTGGGGAAGATCGCATTCCAGTTCGGCACCCGTCCGCTGTTGACGGAAGAAAGCCCGATCCCGCTGCAGTGGAAGGAAATGCTGCGCACGATCGAGCCGGGCGATGTGCTGTTGCACAAGTTCTCTCCCACCGGCTTCTATTCCTCGGCAGTCAAGAATCCGTTCCTGTGGGATCTGATCCATCGCAGCGAACGCCAGATACCCTATTCCAAGGTTGAGGCGGGCGAACATACCGTCCAGCTCGACGTCGGGATCAAGGGCAAGAACTTTTGGGTAACGCCCAAGGATCGCGACCGGGCACGGGGCTGGGCGGCCGAAGGCTATACCGAGGCGCTCAAGACACCCGACGATACGGTCGTGTTCGTGACGCCGGAAAGCCGTGCCGAAATTCGCAAGGACCAGGCCGATTGCATGGGCTGTCTGTCGCATTGCGGATTCTCGTCGTGGAAGGATCACGACGATTACACCACGGGTCGGCTGGCCGATCCGCGCAGCTTCTGCATCCAGAAAACCCTGCAGGATATCGCCCACGGCGGCGACGTGGAGCAGAATCTCGCCTTCGCGGGACACGCGGCCTATCGTTTCAAGCAGGACCCGTTCTATTCGAACAATTTCACCCCTACGGTGAAGCAGCTCGTCGATCGCATCCTGACCGGCGACTGA